The Streptomyces uncialis genomic interval CCTCATCGTCGTGGACGAGGCCCACCGCATGAGCGCCTCCTGGTTCGGAAACGAACTCAAGCGCACGCGCCGCTACGAACTGGGCCAGCTGCTCGGCAAGATCACCCGGCACTTCCTGCTCATGACCGCGACACCGCATTCCGGGTCGGAAGCCAACTTCCAGACCTTCCTCGCCCTGCTGGACCCCGACAGGTACGACGGCCAGTACCGCCAGGGCGTGCATTCCACCGACACCACCGGACTGATGCGCCGGATGATCAAGGAGGACCTGCTCACCTTCGAGGGTAAGCCGCTCTTCCCTGAGCGCGTGGCTGAGACCGTCGAGTACACCCTCTCCCCGCAGGAGATGCTCCTGTACGAAGAGGTCACCGAGTACGTACGCACGGAGATGAACAGGGCCGAGCAGGCCGACGGCAAGCGGCGCACGGTCGGCTTCGCCCTCACGGTCATGCAGCGACGTCTCGCATCCAGTCCCGAGGCAATCTACCGGTCGATCCGGCGCCGCATCGCCCGGCTGCGCACCCACCGTGAGCAGACGCTGGCGGGCCCGTTCGTTCCCCCGCCCGAGACTTTGTCGTTCGATCCTGAGGACTTCGACTCCGACGAGCTGGGAGCCGCCGAGCTGGAGCAGCTGGAGAGCGAGGTCCTGGACGCCGCTACCGCCGCGCGCACCGCAGCCGAGCTGGACGCCGAGCTCGCGGTCCTGGCACGTCTGGAGGAGATCGCCCAGCAGGTGCGTGCTTCGGGTGAGGACCGCAAGTGGCAGGAGTTGCGGTCCCTCGTCCTCAAGGCCCGCGAGGATGGCCTGAGCGGCGCCCACCACACGCCGCGCAAGATCATCATCTTCACCGAGCACCGCGACACCCTCGACTACCTCGCAGGCCGCATTACCACCCTGCTGGGCGGCGATGGGGATGCCGTGCGCACGATCCACGGCGGCACCGCGCGACAGGCGCGTCGGGAGATCCGCACCAAGTTCTCCAACGACCCGCGCTGCCACGTCCTGATCGCCACCGATGCAGCCGGCGAAGGACTGAACCTTCAGGCCGCGCATCTGATGGTCAACTACGACCTCCCCTGGAACCCCAACCGGATCGAGCAGCGCTTCGGGCGTATTCACCGCATCGGCCAGCGCGAGGTCTGCCGACTGTGGAACCTCGTGGCCTCCCAGACCAGAGAAGGTCAGGTCTTCCAGCGCCTGCTGACCAAGATCGAGCAGCAGCGCCGTGCCTACGGCGGCAAGGTCTTCGACGTCTTGGGGGAGAACGCCTTCGCGGACGAGCCGCTGCGCGACCTGCTCATGCGAGCCATCCGCTACGGCGAGCAGCCCGAGGTCCGGGCCCACCTGGACCGGGTCATCGACAACTCTGTGGCCGACGGGCTGCAAGAGATGATCAAGGAACGTGCCCTGGCCACCCCGGACATCGGGCTGGAAGAGCTGGCCGAACTGCGTCGAAAGATGGACGAGGCCCGCGCCCGGCGTATGCAGCCCCACTTCGTGCAGGCATTCGTCATGGAGTCCCTGCGTGCTTTGGGCGGGCGGGCGTCCAAGAGGGAGAAGGACCGGTTCGAGCTGACCCAAGTGCCCGCTGCCCTGCGCGAAGGTCGGCGTACAGTCAGTCCGCGCTACGCACGCATCACCTTCGAGCCCTCGGCCGTGGTGATACCCGGCCGACCGGACGCCGAGCTCGTAGCGCCCGGTCATCCGCTGATGGACGCGATCATCGCCGAGATCCTGAACAGGTACGGCGACGCCCTGACCCGCGGAGCCACCTTCCTCGACCGGACCATCACCACCCCCCAGCTCGTGTTCGCCCTCCTGGAAGAGCTCTCGGACGGACGCGGCACCGCGATCAGTAAGAGGTTCGAGTACGTCTCCGTGCTGCCAGACGGAACCGCACAGCCGGCAGGCGCCGCCCCGTACCTCGACCTGTCCCTGCCGGCAGGTCTGAACCTCGAGCAGCACACCGCGCTGGCCCTTGCCATCAACTCCGAGCTGTCCACGGCCTGGCTAGCCGAAGGCGTGGAGAAGATCGCCCAGACCTGGGCGATCCAGCACGGTCTCCCCGAGCATCGCGCCGACGTCGCCGCTCGCGTCGTCCCGGCCGTCGAGCGCACACGCAAACTTGTACGTCAGCGGCTGCTGGCGCAGATGAACTACTGGGACGGCGAGTCGATCAAGCTCGCCGAGGCGCAAGCGGCCGGCAAGAAGATCCGCATCTCGCCGGCCACCGCACGTGACCGCGCCCGATCGCTGGAGGCCCGGCTCGATCACCGTCAAGGCGAACTCGACCTCGAAACCCAGGTCAACGTGCACCCGCCGCAGATCATCAGTGCAGCGCTCGTCCTGCCCGCTACGGTCATCCCGCGAGCCGACGGCGAACAGCCGACACCTGGCAGCTTCGCTCTGGACACCACCGTCACCGAGCGTCGCGCCGTCGACGCGGTTCTGGCCGCCGAGCGTCGGCTGGGCCGGGACCCTGAGGAGATGGCGCACTCCAACAAGGGCTTCGACATCCGTTCCCTCAAGCCTGACGGCCACCTGGTCTTCATCGAGGTCAAAGGGCGAGTTCTGGGCGCTGACAACTTCACCGTCACCACCAGCGAGGTCGGCTATGCCAAGAACGCCGAGCCCGACTACCGGCTCGCCCTGGTCGCTGTCGACCCTGATACCCCTGACGGTTCGAACGACCGGATCCGCTACGTGCTCAACCCCTTCGCTGACCTGGTCTTGGACAAGTACGTCGACGATCTTCGCCGCAAGTGGAAAGCCGAATGGGAGCGCGGTGTAGAGCCACGCTGACGCAGAAGATCCACACGCTTTCATCAGTCGACTGCCCCCCGAGGCACGATTCGAGCGCCTCAGAATCTAAAGTGAACAGGTGGACACCGCAGTGCAGCCCGGAACGCCGTCAGGTTCTGTCCCTCGACGCAAGCTCATCGAGGTCTCCCTCCCGCTGGAGGACATCAACGCCGAGTCGGCACGAGAGAAGTCGATCCGACACGGACATCCGTCCACGCTGCACCTGTGGTGGGCCCGTCGCCCCTTGGCGGCGGCGCGGGCAGTACTGTTCTCCCAGCTCGTCGACGACCCGTCTTCGCATCCCGAGCTGTTCCCCACAGAGGAGGAGCAGAAGAAGGAGCGCGAGCGCCTACACGGGATCATCCGACGGCTGGTGGTCTGGGAGAACATCAACGACGAGGGCCTGTACCGAGAAGCCCGCGAGGAGATCCTCAAGAGCACGGGAGGGAACCCGCCGGCAATCCTGGACCCGTTCGCCGGCGGCGGAACGATCCCGCTGGAAGCGCAGCGCCTGGGCCTGGAAGCTCACGCCAGCGACCTCAACCCGGTGCCCGTGCTGATCAACAAGGCCCTCATCGAGATCCCACCGAAGTTCGCGGGGCAACCGCCCGTCTTCCAGGGGGCTGCGGCGAGCCGCATGGGGCCTTGGCCACGCTCCTCGGGCCTGGCGGAGGACGTCCGCCGCTACGGTGCGTGGATGCGCGACCGCGCCCAGGAACGAATTGGCCACCTATACCCACAGGCAACCATTCCTGTAGTCGGGCCCGCCGGGCAACCAACGGGGCGATCGGCAAAGGCCACCGCGATCGCATGGATTTGGGCACGTACCGTCATTTGCCCGAACCCCGCGTGCGCAATTCGGATGCCATTGGCGGGTTCATGGTGGCTCGGTAAAAAGAAAGGCAAGGAGGCGTATGCCGTCCCTGTTTTGACCGAAGATCACATCTCGCCCGGAGGTCGACGTGTCGATTTCAGAATCGAACATGACCCTGCGATTGCCCCCGAGAACACGGACGGTGGAACGGTTGGCCGTAAGGGTGCACACTGCGTAGGATGTGGCAGTGCTGTTGAACTCAAGTATATTCGTTCCGAGGGGCGCGCAAAGCGAATTGGCCAGCAACTGGTTGCTATAGTCGCCGAGAAGGATCGCCGCCGTATCTACGTCCAGCCCGATGATGTTCATATTGGCGCGGCAAGCGTGGAGCGTCCTGATGGTATTCCGCATGGAGAGTTGGGGCACTATCCACGCGACATTAAGGCTCCGATCTACGGAATGACGGATTTTGTAGATCTTTTCACCAATCGACAACTTGTCGCGCTTGCCACATTTAGTGATCTCATCCGTGAAGCCCGAGAGAGGGTTATCTCCGACGGTGTTGCGTCTGGGCTCAGCCGCGGGGTCTCTCTAGTCGATGGCGGAACGGGTGCGGAAGCCTATGCGGATGCGGTAGCCACTTATCTCGCATTTGCCGTCAGTAAGCTTGCCGCGCGTAATAACACCATGTGTACTTGGGAAGCTCGAATGAATCGGCTTCGTGGGTCGTTCCAGCGCCAGGCAATCCCGATGACTTGGGACTTCGCCGAAGCGCCCCCGCTCGAAGAATATGGCGGCGGATTCACTGCCGTACTCGCCTCCGAAGCCGAGGTTCTTGACGGCATGCCTGACGCGCGAGTCGTCGGGGCAGCACGGCAGGCGGATGCCGCTAGTCGCACGTTTGAAAACCTCCTTATCTCGACCGACCCTCCATATTACGACAACATCGGATACTCGGACCTTTCCGACTTCTTCTACGTCTGGCTCCGACGGTCTCTCCGAAGTGTTCATCCAGGCCTTTTTGGGACGATGCTCGTTCCCAAGGCGGAGGAACTCGTAGCCAATCCGTACCGGCATGGAGGGAAAGAGGAAGCAGAGGAATTCTTCGAGAAGGGATTCGAGCATGTCTTCTCGCGTGCGCGAGAGTCGGCATCTCGCGAATACCCTATCTCCGTCTTCTACGCCTTTAAGCAGGCGGAACTAGAAAAAGAGGGAGTTGCGAGCACGGGGTGGTCTACGTTCCTAGACGGCATGATTCGCTCCGGTTGGACCATCACTGCAACTTGGCCCGTGAGATCCGAACTTCCAAACCGCATGATGTCCGTCGGCATGAACGCGCTCGCTTCATCTATTGTGCTGGCTTTGAGGCCCCGAGAGAGGGAAGCGTCTGCGACTGATCGCGCCGGTTTCCTTAGTGCTCTACATGACGAGCTGGAAGCTGCCCTTCCCAAAATTCGCGAGGGTGCGATCGCCCCGGCGGACCTGCGGCAGACGATCCTCGGTCCCGGCATGGCAGTCTTCTCGCGCTTCTCCCGGGTGCTGGAGGACGACGGCTCCACGATGCCGGTGAAGACCGCGCTGGCGCTGATCAACCAGACTTTCGACTCCTTGCAGAACGAGCATGACGCCGAACTGGACGCCGACACCCGGTTCTGCCTGGATTGGTTCCGTTCCTACGGCTGGGACACTCGCCCCTACGGTGACGCCGAGTCGCTGGCCGTGCCGCTGGGCCTGTCTGTCGACGGCATCGCCCGCGGCGGAACCCTCACCTCCGGCGCTGGCAAGGTCGCGCTGATCAAGCCTCAGGACCTCGACCCTCGGTGGAATCCGGCGCACGACGACCGGCTGTCACTGTGGGAGGTCACCTGCCACCTGGCGCGCGCGTACGCGACCGAGGGGCGCGAAGAGGCGGCCAGGCTTATGGCCGAGGTGAAGGGGAGGGTGGACATGGACGAGGTCAACCGCCTGGCCACCCGCCTGTATGAGCTGATGGAGTCTCAGGACTCCTCGACCGCCGGCCTGTTCAATGGGCTCGGTGGCGCGTGGGCCGATGTCTCCGCGACGTCGACCACGATCCGCCCGGCCGCTGTGGCCGAGATGCTCTTTGGGGAGGAGATCTGATGGCGCTGACGAACAATGAGAAGGTACTGCGCAGCTTCGACCAGCTGCTTGAGGGCATGCGGCCGTGGGTCGACATGCGTATGTCCGCGCAGGCTCCGACCGGCAAGGACTGGATGGAGCTGATCGCCGCTGAGGACGTGGCGAAGTTCGGCACGGCCAAGACGTACTCGCGGGATGACGTGCGGTTTCTGCTGCGCATCGTGACGGAGAGATGGAAGGTCTTCGAGAAGGACCTCTCGCGCCCGCAGTCCGCGTTGGCCTCTGAGCTGCGGGAGACGGCGAACGCGGCTCACCATGGGCAGAAGTTCTCCTCAGATGACACCTACCGTGCGCTGGACACGATCGAACGTCTCCTGATGGTGATCGGTGCCGGGGACGAGGCCGATGTGGTCGCGAAGATGCGCATGGAGCACCAGCGGGAGGTGTTCGAGAAGCAGACCCGCAACCGGCTAATGCGTGAGGCGCAGGCGGTCAAGGTCGCCGGCGTGCAGGCTGGTACGACGATCAAGCCGTGGCGCGAGGTCATCCGGCCGCACGCCGACGTGATCCGTGGGCAGTTCTCCGCCGCGGAGTTTGCTGCCGACCTGTATGCGGTGGCCCATGGCCACACCGCGGCGCCGGAGTATCTGAACCCGGCTGAGTTCTTCTCTCGTACCTATCTCACCAGTGGTCTGTCCGACCTGCTTACCCGTGCGTTCAAGCGTCTCTCTGGGGATGCCGGGGCGAGCCCAGTGATAAATCTGCAGACTCAGTTCGGTGGCGGCAAGACGCACTCGATGCTGGCTCTCTACCATCTGTTCTCCGAGGGCCTGGCTACGAGCGCGCTGTCTCAGGCCGTGCAGGATGTCGTGCATGCTGCCCAGCCCACGGCCGAAGGCGACCCACTGAGGTCGCTGGACGTGAAGCGGGTCACGTTGGTGGGCACAAAGCTCTCCCCGAGCCAGCCGATCGTCAAGGACGACGGCACGCAGGTGCGCACGATCTGGGGGGAGCTGGCCTGGCAGCTCGGAGACCGCAAGGCGTTCGACCGCGTCGCGATGGCGGATGCGACCGGCACTGATCCCGGCGACGCGCTGGACGCCGTCGTGCGCGACGTCGTCGCCGGCGGCAAGAGCGTGCTGATCCTGATCGACGAGTGGGTGGCTTACGCCCGCCAGCTCGTGGGACGCGACGACCTCCCCGGCGGATCCTTCGCCACGCAGCACACCTTTGCTCAGCACCTGACCGAGATGGCCAAGTCCATCCCGGGTGTCATGCTCGTGGTCTCCATCCCTGCCTCCGACTCCCTTGACAACGGAGGAGGCGGCTCGGCGCTGGAGGTGGGTGGCCCCAACGGGCACGTCGCTCTGGAGACCCTGCAACACACCATCGGTCGCAACGCCGATGACTGGCGGCCGGCCAACAACATCGAGTCCTTCGAGATCGTGCGTCGGCGCCTGTTCGAAGAACCCGATGCCGTGGCCCTGGCAGACATCTCCGCGGTGGCCAAGCAGTACGTGAAGTACTACCAGGACAACACCGGATTCTTCCCGCGTGAGACAACTACCGGTGAGTACGAGCAGCGCATCCGGGCGGCGTACCCGATCCACCCGGAGTTGTTCGACCGGCTCTACGAAGACTGGTCGACGCTGCCGAAGTTCCAGCGCACCCGCGGTGTGCTGCGTCTTATGAGCGTGGTTATCAACTCGTTGTGGGCCGCCAATGACACCACGCCGCTCATCACACCCGGCGCGGTGCCCGTCCACGACACCCAGGTCTTCAGCGAGATCACCAAGTATCTCGACGACAACTGGAAGCCCGTCGTGGACAAGGACGTCGACGGCGAGGGCGCCACACCGGTTCAGATCGACCGTGAGCGCCCGTCATTCGGACAGCGAGCGCTCACCAGGCGTGTCGCCCGGTCGGTGTTCATCGCGACCGTCCCGACGCTGCGCTCGGCGCACAAGGGCGTGGACATCCAGCAACTCCGCCTGGGCGCTGCGGTACCCGGCGACGTCCTTAACCACATCGGTGATGCCCGTGCACTGCTGGGGCAGCGTGCCACGTACTTCTACGAAGACGGCGACCGCTCCTGGTACGACCTCGCGGCGTCGGTCTCCCGAGTGGCAGCCGACAGGGCCGCCGGCTACAGCGAGGCCGACGTGCACGCCACGATCGTCGAACGCCTCAAGGCTGCGGGGAAGGCCCTCAAGGCTTCCTTCGGTGCCGTGCATGCTGCGCCTCTCGACACCGGGGACATCCCCGATTCCGAGGTTCTCAAGCTCGTGGTCATGCACCCGAAGTTCACCTGGGGCAAGGACGCCTCCACCGCCACGGACTTTGCCGAGCGTCTCCTGCGGGAGGCCGGTAACGGGCAGCGACAGCGGCGCAACATGCTGGTCATGGTCGCCGCCGATCGCGAAACCTACCCCGAGCTCGACGGCGTAGTACGCGAGTATCGGGCCTGGCGGTCCATCGCCGACGAGGCCGACGAGCTCGAGCTCAGCGCCCAGCAGCGCAAGCAGTCCATCACCCGTGCCCGCCAGTTGGACGCGGCTGTTGACGACCGTGTCCGTGCCGCCTTTACCGCAGCGCTGATTCCGACCGAGCTGCCCGGTCAGAAGCCGACCATCTCCTTCACCCGTGTCGCCAAGGATGGAGGTTCCCTGGCCGAGCGCGTCACTGCGGCGCTCAAGGCCAAGGGGTGGATTACCCCAGTGCTTGGGGCCACGCTCGTGCGAATGGCTCTCGAAGGCGCACTGGCCAACGCCTGGAGTAAGGGGCACGTGCGGTTCGGTGACCTTTGGTCCTGGTACACCCAGTACCCGTACCTGAAGCGCCTGCCCAACCGGCAGGTGCTTGAGCAGGCCGTACTCAGCGCCGCCGACGTGCTCCTGTGGCAGCAGGATGCCTTCGCCCTAGCCGATGGCTACGACGAGGCCACCGACGCGTACCAGAACCTGTGGATCCACGGTGACAAGCCCGAGCCCGGGTTCGTCACCGACGACATGCTCCTCGTCCAGCCGGCACGAGCGGTCGCCCAGCGTGCACGGGTCGTCGCCGCCCCGCCGGCTGAGCCGGAGATCCCAGCAGAAGGCGCCACCACCAGCGAAGACAGCACCCCGCAGCCCAGCGTCGTCACTCCGCTGCCGGGTACCGCCTCACAGCCTTCGACGCCGACGGCCAAGAAGGCCCCGCAGAGGTTCTGGGGCGTCAAGACCCTCAACCCCAACCGACCTGCCGCCGACTTCGCCAACATTCAGCAGGAAGTCCTCGCACACCTTGAAGCCGCCGAAGGCGTCCGGCTCGAGGTCCGCATCGAGATCACCGCCACCACCGCCGACGGTTTCACCGAGCAACAGGTACGAACCGTCCGCGAGAACGCCGTCCAGCTGAAGTTCGAGGACAGCGGCTTCGAGGAAAGCTGAGCACCTGCACCCCGATGCAGCAGAGTCCCTCCGCTCCGGATGAGGCACCGCCCCACCCAGCGCGGAGGAGGGCACGACAGTCTGGTCTTCGGCCTTCTGCGTGAGCGCTGCGTGAGCGGACTGGGTGGCACTAGGGTGGACCCGGCGTCATGGTGATCACGGTCGGACGCCTCTGATCTGGGGAAACGGGATTCTGCGGCACCGCTCAGCACCACCCAGGATGATCTTGCAGGCCCTCGTAATGCGTAGGTCTCGGGTTCGAATCCCGAAGGCGGCTCTGAAGGACCCCAGGACTCACTCGCCGTGACCTGGGGTTTTTCGCTTTCGTTGACCCTGGAATCCGGGCCGATCAGACAATCGCAGAATATGAATCGCAATGCGTGGGTCCAGGCTTGCTTTCCGTGACCTTATAGTCGACCTGGGCCTCTGAACTGGACTTTTGTCTATCTGGGAAGGATGGGTCAGGCATACGCAACGGGTCTCGGTGGGCAACCGGTGGACAGGCGTGCATGACACTCGATCAGCGTTTTCGCTTCCCCTGGGCCCTCGGGTGGGAAGGGGTCATCGTCGATGTGAGGGTCGGTGGCGTCGGGACTGTCTGGTCCCGACAGGCCTCACCTCCGCTTCGACTCCGGCGATGATCGCGGCTGGGCGGTCTATCGGATGCGAGCGTCGAGGTATGGGTCAGTGGGCTGCGCCGCTGCCTGAAGTTCCGAAAGCTTCGACATGCCTGCCGCCCCGATGCCGAGCGGCCCAGCCCGGCCAAACGCCCTGCCCAGCGACGTTGCCAAATACCTCGGTTGGCGACCTTGGCGGAGGGCGTGGAAGCCCTTAGCGGGATGTCGCTCTTTCCATGGTCGCCGAGAAGAAGCCGCGTTTCGAGGGCTTGTCCGAGGGCGCACGGCGGAAGGACATCCACCCCTCCAGGAGATCGCGCGCCGGAACTTGTCCGCCGGGCGCGCCGACTGCCGGGGGCGGGTCGCTGAGGTGACGGAGTCTTCCCGCGCCCGAGAGGGCGGACAGCTGCCATCGCGAACGACCGGCGTGCAGGCAGACGTTCCCGCCGGGTTCGAGCTCGTACAGCACCGGGGGCTGCCGAACCGCCTCGGCGAAGCGGCTCCACACTGTGTCGGACGCGGTCACCCGCACATGGCGTTCCCCCTGCCACGGCGTGCGCCACCGCGCGGCGAGTCGGTGGTCGAGCTGGCGCTGGGTCGGGTGGCGGACGAACTCAAGGTCGGCGTGGGTCATCGCGTGCCCGAAGTAGTGCACCGCGTGCGTCAGTGCCGCTTCACCGTCGAGGCGGGTGCCGGTCTCGATGCCGTTCAGCAGGCCGTGTTCGGCGTCGAAGTTCGCCGAGAACAGGGCGCCGTACCGTTCGTCGGCGATGACCCCCTTGGCGTGGTTCGTGGAGTCGGCGAAGACGCGTACGCCGAGGTCGGCGAGGGCAGCGGCGTCCCGGCGCTGGGAGGCGGGGTGGTTGCGGCCGCGGCACAGCAGCCTGACGTCAAGGGAGTGCTTGCGCATCGCCTGTGCCAGGGGATCGAGCAGGATGTCCGGGCGGTCCGTCATACCTTGCAGCGAGTAGGTCGCCAATATCAGACTCGTGCGGGCCCTGGCGATGATGTCGTGGAGGTGGCCGAGGATCAGCCGCTCGCTGTCGTGGGTCCAGATGATGCCCGTTCTGGCCGACACCGGCGGCACCGGTACCCGGCAGCGGCTCGGGGCGGGTGTGTGCTGGCGTATCGAATATCCGGCTGGGCCGGGCGGCATCGCGTACGAACAGGAGTCCCACAGGCGGGTGAAGAACCGGGCCAGCCGGTCCACCTCCGCCCGCTCGGTGATCAGCGCGCCGTTCTCCCCGATCGAGTTCAGGCCGTTCGTGTCCAGGTTGGCGCTGGAGACCAGCGCGGCGCGGTCGTCGACGAGAAGGAACTTGGCGTGACAGTCCGGGCGGCCGCGGACCGCCACGCCCCGGCGGGTCAGCTCGGCGAAGTGCTTCTTGTGGGTCTGTGTGGCGGCGTCCGGATCTGGGATGTCCAGCAGCTCCGCCAGCTTGCGGCGCAGGCTCTGCTCGCTCAGTTCCGACACCACGTAGACCCCGCCGCGCAGTCGGTCCGCCGCTTCGAACAGGGCTTGGAGCAGCTCCGTCTCCCCAAGGAGGTAGCTCGTGACGAAGACCTTGTGCCGCGCCGATCTCACCAGGTCGAGTGCGGCCTCCTTGATCGTGCGCGGGGAGGCGGGGTAGGTCAGGACATGGCGGTACGCGCTGTCGTCGCCGCCACTCCGTCCGGCGCCGGGGGCGTACGGCTCACGTGCCTTCCTCGGCTCCCGCACCAGGAAGTAGCCCTCGTCGTGCACGAGTGCGCCGAGGTCGAGACGTTCAGTCATGGGGGAAGTCCTCGGTCTCGCGGAAAAGGTAGATCAACTGGTAGTGCCCGAGCTGCCAGACGCGCTCCCGTACGGCGTGCGGTGTGAGGAGCGGGGCGGAGGTCGGCAGCCGGTCGGCGGCTTCGCGGCAGGCGGCGGTGATCACGCCGGCCGGCTCCGGCGAGGAAAGGAGCCGATGGACGATTTCCTCACGGGCGAACAGGCCGCGCGCATGGTCGTCGTCGGGGAAGAACCAGCACACCACCTCGACCACGGCCTCCTCGTCGGCCACCGCCAGTCCCATCGGCTGGGTGAGCGAGCGGCCGTCGGCGCACAGTGCCGCTGCGGCGGCGCCGCCGATATGCAGATTCCACTCCACAGGACCGCGTCGGCTGACCCGGTTCAGCGGCGGAGTGCCGACGCTGGCCTGCGGCGGCACGAGCACGCGCCAGGCGTCGTGCTGGACCTCGTCGTGCCGCAGCGCCGCGGTCAGCGCCAGCCAGCCGTTCGTCAGGGCCTCGGCGCCACTCAGGTCCGCCTCTATCTCGGTCTCCACGTTGTCGCCCTGCTGGGCTCCGCGCCGCGCGCGGCGCATGAACACTGCGTCCACCTGAAGATCGCCGGTCGGCGAGCGTCGCACCTGGGCCCGGCAGCGGTAGGCGGGGCAGGTCGGCGGCTTTCCGTCCTGCCTGGCATCGGTGTACAGCGGCATGTCCTCGACGGGGGCCGGTACGTCCACGATCTCGGCACCGAGACACGCCGCGGTGCCGGCCCTGACCCGTTCGCCCAAATACTCGGCACGCCGGGCGCCGGCCAACGGGGCCGGGAGGGGAGCCCGCTTGCCGGCGCCGAGTTTCTGGTCCAGTCCGCGCAGCCAGCCGCCCGGACCTCCGCCGAAGGCCAGGAGATCTCCCGAGCGCGGCAGGAGGACGAAGTCCGCCGCGGCGTCCACCACGCGTGCCACCGCCTGGCGGCGCAGTGTCCGCTCGGCACCGGAAAGCTGTACTCCGTATCCGTTCCGCTGAGGGAAGAGCACCCCGGCGGCCACCAGACGCCAGGCCGCTCCCGCCAGCACCGACGGGGGCAGGTCCGTCACTTCCGCGAAGTCCGCCGGTTCGACGCTTCCCAGCGACAGCCCCATCTCCAGGA includes:
- a CDS encoding phospholipase D-like domain-containing protein, with the translated sequence MTERLDLGALVHDEGYFLVREPRKAREPYAPGAGRSGGDDSAYRHVLTYPASPRTIKEAALDLVRSARHKVFVTSYLLGETELLQALFEAADRLRGGVYVVSELSEQSLRRKLAELLDIPDPDAATQTHKKHFAELTRRGVAVRGRPDCHAKFLLVDDRAALVSSANLDTNGLNSIGENGALITERAEVDRLARFFTRLWDSCSYAMPPGPAGYSIRQHTPAPSRCRVPVPPVSARTGIIWTHDSERLILGHLHDIIARARTSLILATYSLQGMTDRPDILLDPLAQAMRKHSLDVRLLCRGRNHPASQRRDAAALADLGVRVFADSTNHAKGVIADERYGALFSANFDAEHGLLNGIETGTRLDGEAALTHAVHYFGHAMTHADLEFVRHPTQRQLDHRLAARWRTPWQGERHVRVTASDTVWSRFAEAVRQPPVLYELEPGGNVCLHAGRSRWQLSALSGAGRLRHLSDPPPAVGAPGGQVPARDLLEGWMSFRRAPSDKPSKRGFFSATMERATSR